From a region of the Candidatus Sulfotelmatobacter sp. genome:
- a CDS encoding phytanoyl-CoA dioxygenase family protein — MTAATRPETNPPRPPDLADAEDLGALGVVHLKRLWSRTMRARACLPKTDEDRHEWDRDDLVIRGLGLNLREAFSLAHDTWPSFAAFETAVAERVGSRLAPDNVARLNAALRGEDVGAPPGVDEAPVLDDAALAFFAEHGYVVVPDAVPAAQCADAAAAIWSFVGAERSRPDSWYDGPQGHSIWVPLLQHAAIEANRRAPRVFRAFAQLWGREDLWPNVDQVGFNPPEREGWTFPGPHLHWDTSLTPPIPFGLQGILYLEDVAPDQGAFTCVPGFHRRVEAWLASLPPDADPRRQDRVDALGAVPIAAPARSLVIWHHALPHGSSPNRATRPRVVQYLQLAPSRYAVNPVWR; from the coding sequence ATGACGGCGGCTACTCGCCCCGAGACGAACCCTCCTCGACCGCCCGACCTGGCCGACGCGGAAGACCTCGGCGCGCTCGGGGTCGTGCACCTCAAACGCCTGTGGTCGCGGACGATGCGCGCGCGCGCCTGCCTCCCGAAGACGGACGAGGATCGGCACGAGTGGGATCGCGACGACCTGGTCATTCGTGGGCTCGGGCTCAACCTGCGCGAGGCGTTCTCGCTGGCCCACGATACGTGGCCGAGCTTCGCGGCGTTCGAGACGGCCGTCGCGGAACGCGTCGGGTCCCGGCTGGCGCCCGACAACGTCGCGCGCTTGAACGCCGCGCTGCGCGGCGAAGACGTCGGGGCCCCGCCCGGCGTCGACGAGGCGCCGGTGCTCGACGACGCGGCGCTGGCGTTCTTCGCCGAGCACGGCTACGTCGTCGTCCCCGATGCGGTCCCGGCGGCGCAGTGCGCCGACGCCGCCGCCGCGATCTGGTCGTTCGTCGGCGCCGAGCGTTCACGGCCGGACAGCTGGTACGACGGACCGCAAGGCCACAGCATCTGGGTCCCGCTGTTGCAGCACGCGGCGATCGAAGCGAACCGCCGCGCGCCGCGCGTCTTTCGCGCCTTCGCGCAATTGTGGGGCCGTGAGGACCTGTGGCCCAACGTCGACCAGGTCGGCTTCAACCCACCCGAGCGCGAAGGCTGGACGTTTCCCGGCCCGCACCTGCACTGGGACACCAGCCTCACGCCGCCGATTCCGTTCGGACTGCAGGGGATTCTCTATCTCGAGGACGTCGCGCCGGACCAAGGCGCGTTCACCTGCGTGCCCGGCTTTCACCGCCGCGTCGAGGCGTGGCTGGCGTCGCTCCCGCCGGACGCCGATCCGCGCCGGCAAGACCGCGTCGACGCGCTAGGCGCGGTGCCGATCGCGGCGCCCGCGCGCAGTCTGGTGATCTGGCACCACGCGCTGCCGCACGGCAGCAGTCCCAACCGCGCGACGCGTCCGCGCGTCGTGCAGTACCTGCAGCTGGCTCCCAGCCGCTACGCGGTCAACCCGGTCTGGCGCTGA
- a CDS encoding MarC family protein, producing MDVRFAATALATAFTIIDPIGMIPLTLSATARATPVQRSAIVDRAVLVAAGVMLFMAVLGRALLSYLGITLPAFTIAGGILLLLIAIDMLFARPVGAKGTQAEEREAAETLNPAVFPLAVPMIAGPGTIATILLLVSLAHGDRERLLVVFGAFVAALIVTWACMRGATLVLRAIGKTGIHVVTRLLGIILAALAVQFMLNGILESPLFPHGG from the coding sequence ATGGACGTCCGCTTCGCCGCGACCGCGCTCGCCACCGCGTTCACGATCATCGACCCGATCGGGATGATCCCGCTGACGCTCTCGGCGACCGCGCGCGCCACGCCGGTGCAGCGTTCGGCGATCGTCGACCGGGCCGTGCTGGTGGCCGCCGGCGTGATGCTGTTCATGGCCGTCCTGGGCCGCGCGCTGCTCAGCTACCTGGGGATCACCCTGCCGGCGTTCACGATCGCCGGTGGCATCCTGCTGCTGCTGATCGCGATCGACATGCTGTTCGCGCGTCCGGTCGGCGCGAAGGGGACGCAAGCCGAGGAGCGCGAGGCGGCCGAGACGCTCAACCCCGCCGTCTTCCCGCTGGCGGTGCCGATGATCGCCGGACCCGGCACGATCGCGACGATCTTGCTCCTGGTGAGCCTCGCGCACGGCGATCGCGAACGGCTGCTGGTGGTGTTCGGCGCGTTCGTGGCGGCGCTGATCGTCACGTGGGCGTGCATGCGCGGCGCGACGCTGGTGCTGCGCGCGATCGGCAAGACCGGCATCCACGTCGTCACCCGGCTGCTCGGGATCATCCTCGCGGCGCTGGCGGTGCAGTTCATGCTCAACGGCATCCTCGAGTCGCCGCTCTTCCCGCACGGCGGATGA
- a CDS encoding SRPBCC domain-containing protein: MVRDDATGPTVRIRRRVRAGAEQIFDLWTKPELMVRWMSPYPGPVDCKATCDLRPGGAFSLVMSSQDSRREVSGTYVQIDRPRKLVFTWTGPLTDGVDTLVTLELTSRGDETDLVLTHERLPTLAMHEGHTRGWGIILDHLADVASDA; the protein is encoded by the coding sequence ATGGTTCGCGATGACGCGACGGGACCGACCGTGCGGATACGCCGCCGCGTGCGCGCCGGCGCCGAGCAGATCTTCGACCTGTGGACCAAACCCGAGCTGATGGTCCGCTGGATGAGCCCCTATCCGGGCCCGGTCGATTGCAAAGCGACCTGCGACCTGCGCCCCGGCGGAGCCTTCAGCCTGGTCATGTCATCGCAGGACTCCCGGCGCGAGGTGTCCGGCACCTACGTGCAGATCGACCGGCCGCGCAAGCTCGTGTTCACCTGGACCGGTCCGCTGACCGACGGCGTGGACACGCTGGTCACCCTCGAGCTCACCTCGCGCGGCGACGAGACCGATCTCGTGCTGACGCACGAGCGTCTGCCCACGCTCGCGATGCACGAGGGCCATACGCGAGGCTGGGGCATCATCTTGGACCACCTGGCCGACGTGGCGTCCGACGCGTAG
- a CDS encoding metalloregulator ArsR/SmtB family transcription factor has product MTKIEAGRTPASRTARLDAVFAALADPTRRAIIERLSRGEARVTEVAQPFHMSLNAVSKHIRVLEASGVIERHKRGRDHILSINVRSLDEVDGWIERTRSYWEHRLDAMESVLRELESEGTSRRKDRKHGSR; this is encoded by the coding sequence ATGACCAAGATCGAAGCCGGGAGGACGCCCGCGTCGCGCACCGCGCGCCTGGACGCGGTGTTTGCCGCGCTGGCCGATCCGACGCGACGGGCGATCATCGAGCGGCTCTCGCGCGGCGAGGCGCGGGTGACCGAGGTCGCCCAGCCCTTCCACATGTCGTTGAACGCGGTGTCGAAGCACATCCGCGTGCTGGAAGCGAGCGGCGTGATCGAGCGGCACAAGCGGGGCCGCGACCACATTCTCTCCATCAACGTTCGTTCGCTGGACGAGGTCGACGGCTGGATCGAGCGGACGCGCTCGTATTGGGAACACCGGCTCGACGCCATGGAGTCCGTGCTGCGCGAGCTCGAGAGCGAAGGCACGTCACGCCGGAAGGATCGCAAGCATGGTTCGCGATGA
- a CDS encoding alpha/beta hydrolase, producing MGIKPVAAATAAAALLSGAVAPAQAAPTTNIVIVHGAFADGSGWRGVADILEKDGYTVSVVQIPLTSLADDVAATKRVLAMQHGPTLLVGHSYGGVVVTEAGEAPNVVGLVYVAAFIPDTGESAVSLLSSAPAANDDMRATEDGFLYIDPAAFPADFAADVPPAEASFMARSQPMLSAKDAGSAPVTTAAWHRKKSWALVATDDHNINPDLERTMAKRAGSETIEVAGSHAVYRSRPDEVARFIERAAKASGQ from the coding sequence ATGGGAATCAAACCCGTTGCCGCCGCGACGGCAGCGGCCGCACTGCTGAGCGGCGCCGTCGCGCCGGCGCAGGCCGCGCCGACCACCAACATCGTCATCGTTCACGGAGCATTCGCCGACGGCTCCGGGTGGCGCGGCGTGGCCGACATCCTCGAGAAGGACGGCTACACGGTCAGCGTCGTGCAGATACCGTTGACGTCACTCGCCGACGACGTCGCGGCGACGAAACGCGTGCTGGCGATGCAACACGGCCCGACGCTTCTCGTCGGTCACAGTTACGGCGGCGTCGTCGTCACGGAAGCGGGCGAAGCGCCGAACGTCGTCGGCCTCGTCTACGTCGCCGCGTTCATCCCCGACACGGGCGAAAGCGCGGTCAGCCTGCTGTCGTCGGCTCCCGCCGCGAACGACGACATGCGTGCCACCGAGGACGGCTTCCTGTACATCGACCCGGCAGCCTTTCCGGCCGATTTCGCCGCCGACGTCCCGCCGGCCGAAGCGAGCTTCATGGCGCGTTCGCAGCCGATGCTTTCGGCGAAGGACGCCGGGAGCGCGCCGGTGACCACCGCCGCTTGGCACCGGAAGAAGAGCTGGGCGCTGGTCGCGACCGACGACCACAACATCAATCCCGATCTCGAGCGCACCATGGCCAAGCGCGCCGGCAGCGAAACGATTGAAGTCGCCGGCAGCCACGCGGTCTACCGATCCCGCCCCGACGAGGTGGCACGGTTCATCGAACGTGCCGCGAAGGCGTCCGGCCAATGA
- a CDS encoding protease pro-enzyme activation domain-containing protein, giving the protein MNRTASTLAATLIAAVALSACSGGGGHAGALPATPTSSGGSNAATAGAATFAYGADAPAGAQYVGPANVGTMGVDVALQLQNADGLARYAAAASTPGSASYRHFLTPQQIGAQYGASSASLNAVAAYFAGYGLRVATWPQHLSLFVSGPQHALEQAFQTTFGVYRAGTTTFLAPHTTPHFTRALPVSAITRLVTAKRQFRNYVPISGGAITTSGYGPLQIRNAFDYTGAYDAGYTGTGISVGIIGTGPISAADVPAYGTMFSTSVAPVSQVDVTDAAIAQNGIENPPDTGFQTPPPVTALCGGTLPGCNPEDGEAQIDTEAAASLAPGAQVLFYLGYLPGYCEDNSGNVTPPPCGSGTTPIDLIGLDVADDEIQQAIADDKADVLSLSYGGPEQAQVGLEFGPANDPTAGLGPEEFAALAAEGIAVFVSSGDAGAEGCQRPVYQAAIDQPCVSYPSTDPNVAAVGGVTVPLDRFGNLTNQITAWGLETSDGSGGSGGGVSAYFSTSLTPWQQGIPGLIGSTRNVPDDSLLGDPETGMSTLINAAFSPVVESIGGTSVAAPEMAAMWALVLQACASAPTCATAQGAKSYRLGNAAPLLYGFYSKNGTVLPAYAQTFYDVVYGDNAQVVAQPGPTSPPLDPGYQAGTGYDQVTGLGVPFARALIKAVTNQ; this is encoded by the coding sequence GTGAATCGCACCGCTTCCACGCTGGCCGCGACGCTGATCGCCGCCGTCGCGCTCTCCGCTTGCAGCGGCGGCGGCGGCCACGCCGGCGCGCTGCCGGCGACGCCGACGTCGTCCGGCGGCAGCAACGCCGCCACCGCCGGCGCCGCCACCTTCGCCTACGGCGCCGACGCGCCGGCCGGCGCGCAGTACGTCGGGCCGGCCAACGTCGGCACGATGGGCGTCGACGTCGCGCTGCAGCTGCAGAACGCCGACGGTCTGGCGCGCTACGCCGCCGCCGCCAGCACGCCGGGCTCGGCCAGCTATCGGCACTTTCTGACCCCGCAGCAGATCGGCGCGCAGTACGGCGCGTCGAGCGCGTCGCTCAACGCCGTCGCCGCGTACTTCGCCGGCTACGGTCTGCGCGTCGCGACCTGGCCGCAGCACCTCTCGCTGTTCGTCAGCGGCCCGCAGCACGCGCTCGAACAGGCCTTCCAGACCACCTTCGGCGTCTACCGCGCCGGAACGACGACGTTCCTGGCGCCGCACACGACGCCGCACTTCACCCGCGCGCTGCCGGTCAGCGCGATCACCCGGCTGGTCACCGCCAAGCGGCAGTTCCGCAACTACGTGCCGATCAGCGGCGGCGCGATCACGACCAGCGGCTACGGTCCGCTGCAGATCCGCAACGCGTTCGACTACACCGGCGCCTACGACGCCGGCTACACCGGCACCGGCATCTCGGTCGGCATCATCGGCACCGGTCCGATCAGCGCCGCCGACGTTCCCGCCTACGGCACGATGTTCTCCACCAGCGTCGCGCCCGTCAGCCAGGTCGACGTCACCGACGCGGCCATCGCGCAGAACGGCATCGAGAACCCGCCCGACACCGGCTTCCAGACGCCGCCGCCGGTGACGGCGCTGTGCGGCGGAACGCTGCCCGGCTGCAACCCCGAGGACGGCGAGGCGCAGATCGACACCGAGGCGGCCGCCTCGCTCGCGCCGGGCGCGCAGGTGCTCTTCTATCTCGGCTACTTGCCGGGATACTGCGAGGACAACAGCGGCAACGTCACGCCGCCGCCGTGCGGCAGCGGCACGACGCCGATCGACTTGATCGGCCTCGACGTCGCCGACGACGAGATCCAACAAGCGATCGCCGACGACAAGGCCGACGTGCTCAGCTTGAGCTACGGCGGCCCCGAACAAGCGCAGGTCGGCCTGGAGTTCGGTCCCGCCAACGATCCCACCGCGGGCCTGGGACCCGAAGAGTTCGCCGCGCTCGCAGCCGAGGGGATCGCGGTCTTCGTCTCCTCGGGCGACGCCGGCGCGGAAGGCTGCCAGCGTCCGGTCTATCAGGCCGCGATCGATCAGCCGTGCGTGAGCTATCCGTCGACCGATCCGAACGTCGCCGCGGTCGGCGGGGTCACCGTTCCACTCGACCGTTTCGGCAACCTCACCAATCAGATCACCGCCTGGGGCTTGGAAACCAGCGACGGTTCGGGCGGCAGCGGCGGCGGCGTCTCGGCGTACTTCTCGACCAGCCTCACGCCATGGCAGCAAGGGATTCCCGGCCTGATCGGCAGCACGCGCAACGTCCCCGACGACTCGCTGCTCGGCGATCCCGAGACCGGGATGTCGACGCTGATCAACGCCGCCTTCAGCCCCGTCGTCGAGTCGATCGGCGGCACCAGCGTCGCGGCGCCCGAGATGGCGGCGATGTGGGCGCTGGTGCTGCAAGCCTGCGCGTCGGCGCCAACCTGCGCGACCGCGCAAGGCGCCAAGAGCTACCGGCTGGGCAACGCGGCACCGCTGCTGTACGGCTTCTATTCCAAGAACGGCACGGTGCTGCCGGCCTACGCGCAGACGTTCTACGACGTCGTCTACGGCGACAACGCGCAAGTCGTCGCGCAGCCCGGTCCGACCTCGCCGCCGCTCGATCCCGGCTATCAAGCCGGCACCGGTTACGACCAGGTGACCGGGCTCGGCGTTCCGTTCGCGCGCGCGCTCATCAAGGCGGTGACCAACCAATGA